The genomic stretch AGGAGCGAAGCCGCGCTTCGTTTTTCGCGTTAGACCGACTTCCCGGAAAGCGACTTGCCGGACAGCGACTTGCCCGACAGGGACTTCCCGGAGAGACTCTTGCCCGACAGCGACTTCCCGGAGAGACTCTTCCCGGAGAGCGACTTGCCGGAAAGCGATTTGCCCGACAGGCTCTTGCCCGAAAGGCTCTTGCCCGAAAGCGACTTCCCGGAAAGCGACTTCCCGGAGAGGCTCTTCCCGGAGAGCGACTTCCCGGAAAGCGATTTACCCGAAAGCGACTTGCCGGAAAGGCTCTTGCCCGAAAGCGACTTCCCGGAAAGGCTCTTGCCCGAAAGCGACTTTCCGGAAAGCGACTTCCCGGAGAGCTCTTCGGCCGAGGGAGCCGTCACCGACGGGTTGTTGCCGAGGCTGCCGACGCGGATCTCGCCCATTTCCTTGCCCGTGCCTTCCTTGATCTTCGCCTTCTGTTCGTCCGTGAGCTGGATTCTGACTTCGTTCGCCATTTCG from Thermoanaerobaculia bacterium encodes the following:
- a CDS encoding pentapeptide repeat-containing protein, with amino-acid sequence MANEVRIQLTDEQKAKIKEGTGKEMGEIRVGSLGNNPSVTAPSAEELSGKSLSGKSLSGKSLSGKSLSGKSLSGKSLSGKSLSGKSLSGKSLSGKSLSGKSLSGKSLSGKSLSGKSLSGKSLSGKSLSGKSLSGKSLSGKSLSGKSLSGKSLSGKSV